In Hydrogenovibrio marinus, a single genomic region encodes these proteins:
- the rplB gene encoding 50S ribosomal protein L2, translating into MAIIKKAKPTSPGRRFVVNIVEPDLHKGKPHSALLEKKSKKGGRNANGRITVRHQGGGHKQHYRLVDFKRGKDGIPATVERLEYDPNRSAHIALLKYADGERAYILAPKNIQSGDVVESGETVSIKVGNALPLRNIPVGTIVHALEMRPGKGAQIARSAGASVQIAGRDGAYVLVKLRSGEMRKILAECRATIGEVGNSEHALRKLGKAGAKRWRGVRPTVRGVAMNPVDHPHGGGEGRTSGGRNPVTPWGVPTKGKKTRSNKRTNNMIVRRRNSK; encoded by the coding sequence ATGGCTATTATTAAAAAAGCAAAACCGACATCTCCTGGACGTCGTTTCGTTGTCAATATTGTTGAGCCTGACCTGCATAAAGGTAAACCACATTCTGCGCTTTTGGAGAAAAAGTCTAAGAAGGGTGGTCGTAATGCAAATGGTAGAATCACTGTAAGACATCAAGGTGGTGGGCATAAGCAACATTACCGTTTGGTTGATTTTAAACGTGGAAAAGATGGTATTCCTGCGACTGTAGAACGTCTGGAGTATGATCCAAACCGTTCTGCGCACATCGCATTGTTGAAATATGCGGATGGTGAACGTGCTTATATTTTGGCACCGAAAAACATTCAATCAGGTGATGTTGTAGAGTCTGGTGAAACAGTTTCAATCAAAGTTGGTAATGCACTTCCTTTGAGAAATATCCCAGTTGGTACCATTGTTCATGCGCTTGAGATGCGTCCTGGAAAAGGCGCTCAAATCGCAAGAAGTGCTGGTGCCTCTGTTCAAATCGCTGGTCGTGACGGTGCATATGTACTTGTTAAATTGCGTTCTGGTGAAATGCGTAAAATTCTTGCTGAATGTCGTGCAACTATCGGTGAAGTAGGTAACTCTGAACATGCGCTTAGAAAGCTTGGTAAAGCTGGTGCAAAACGTTGGAGAGGTGTTCGTCCTACTGTTCGTGGTGTTGCAATGAACCCGGTTGATCACCCGCATGGTGGTGGTGAAGGGCGTACTTCTGGTGGTCGTAACCCTGTTACGCCATGGGGTGTTCCGACTAAAGGTAAGAAGACACGTAGTAACAAACGTACAAATAACATGATTGTACGTCGTAGAAACAGCAAATAA
- the rpsQ gene encoding 30S ribosomal protein S17 codes for MAGQENKARTMQGVVVSNGMEKSIVVSIERFIKHSKYKKFVKKSTKLMAHDADNTAGVGDKVTIAECKPLSKNKSWTLVSVDEKAAL; via the coding sequence ATGGCTGGTCAAGAAAATAAAGCACGTACAATGCAGGGTGTTGTTGTAAGCAACGGGATGGAAAAATCAATTGTTGTTTCTATCGAACGTTTTATCAAACACTCTAAATACAAGAAGTTCGTTAAGAAGTCTACAAAACTAATGGCACATGATGCAGATAATACTGCAGGTGTTGGCGATAAGGTAACGATTGCAGAATGCAAGCCTTTATCAAAAAACAAATCATGGACACTAGTAAGTGTGGATGAGAAAGCAGCTCTTTAA
- the rplV gene encoding 50S ribosomal protein L22 yields the protein MQVSATHRFARISPQKARLVADQIRGKDVEAAVNILAFSDKKAAQLMSKVLNSAIANAENNEGADIDELKVTSAYVDEAPVMKRMRARAKGRGNRILKRTSHITVTVGDK from the coding sequence ATGCAAGTAAGTGCTACACATAGATTTGCCCGCATCTCTCCGCAGAAAGCGCGTCTGGTTGCAGATCAAATTCGCGGTAAAGATGTAGAAGCAGCTGTTAATATCCTGGCTTTCAGTGATAAAAAAGCAGCCCAGCTGATGAGTAAAGTTCTGAACTCAGCAATTGCAAATGCCGAAAATAATGAAGGCGCTGATATTGATGAGTTGAAAGTAACTTCTGCTTACGTTGACGAAGCTCCTGTTATGAAAAGAATGAGAGCTAGAGCTAAAGGGCGTGGAAATCGCATCCTAAAGCGTACAAGTCATATTACAGTCACTGTTGGCGATAAGTAA
- the rpsS gene encoding 30S ribosomal protein S19 yields the protein MPRSVKKGPFVDHHLAKKVMEAQESGNKRPIKTWSRRSVILPDMIGLTIAVHNGKEHIPVYVSENMVGHKLGEFSMTRTYRGHAADKKAKR from the coding sequence ATGCCACGTTCAGTTAAAAAAGGACCTTTTGTAGATCATCACTTAGCAAAAAAGGTGATGGAGGCGCAAGAATCTGGTAATAAACGTCCAATCAAAACTTGGTCAAGAAGATCTGTGATTCTTCCTGACATGATTGGGTTGACCATTGCTGTTCATAATGGGAAAGAGCATATCCCTGTATATGTTTCTGAGAACATGGTTGGACACAAGTTGGGTGAGTTTTCAATGACTCGTACTTACCGTGGTCATGCGGCCGATAAGAAAGCGAAGAGATAA
- the rpsC gene encoding 30S ribosomal protein S3, whose protein sequence is MGQKVHPIGIRLGITKDWNARWYADSKNYSDFLVSDVEIRKELSEKLKHASVSKINIERVANGIRVAIHTARPGVVIGKKGEDIEKLKASLMAKTGMPVNIAIEEIKKPELDAKLVAESIAQQLEKRIQFRRAMKRAVGNAMRLGAEGIKVNVSGRLNGAEIARAEWYREGRVPLHTLRADIDYATFEADTTYGKIGVKVWIFKGEKLEKISMVSDDKKQAKAKKARN, encoded by the coding sequence ATGGGACAAAAAGTACATCCTATTGGGATTCGTTTAGGGATTACCAAAGATTGGAACGCTCGCTGGTATGCAGATAGTAAAAACTATTCTGATTTTCTTGTCAGTGATGTTGAAATTCGTAAAGAACTTAGCGAGAAGTTGAAACATGCTTCTGTAAGTAAAATTAATATTGAGCGTGTGGCTAATGGTATTCGTGTTGCGATCCATACGGCTAGACCTGGTGTCGTTATCGGTAAGAAAGGTGAAGACATTGAAAAATTGAAGGCTTCTTTGATGGCGAAAACTGGTATGCCAGTGAATATTGCTATTGAAGAGATCAAAAAGCCTGAGCTTGATGCGAAATTGGTTGCTGAGAGTATCGCTCAACAGCTTGAAAAGCGTATTCAATTCCGTCGTGCTATGAAGCGTGCGGTCGGAAATGCAATGCGTCTTGGTGCAGAAGGTATTAAAGTAAATGTTTCTGGTCGTTTGAATGGAGCTGAAATTGCTCGTGCAGAATGGTACAGAGAAGGGCGTGTTCCTCTTCACACTTTGCGTGCAGATATCGATTATGCAACTTTCGAAGCTGACACTACTTACGGAAAGATTGGTGTAAAAGTTTGGATCTTTAAAGGTGAAAAACTTGAAAAAATCTCTATGGTAAGTGATGACAAGAAGCAGGCGAAAGCCAAGAAAGCTCGTAATTAA
- the rplP gene encoding 50S ribosomal protein L16 — translation MLMPKRTKFRKMHKGRNRGLANVGNKVSFGQFGLKAVERGRMTSRQIEAGRRVMTRKVRRGAKIWIRVFPDKPITNKPLEVRMGKGKGSVEYWVAQIQPGRVLYEMQGVDETVAREAFELAAAKLPFKTQFVTRTVM, via the coding sequence ATGTTAATGCCAAAACGTACAAAATTTAGAAAAATGCATAAAGGCCGTAACCGTGGTCTAGCAAACGTTGGTAACAAGGTTAGCTTTGGTCAGTTCGGTTTGAAAGCTGTTGAGCGTGGTCGTATGACATCTCGCCAAATTGAGGCAGGTCGTCGTGTTATGACTCGTAAAGTTCGCCGTGGTGCGAAAATCTGGATTCGTGTTTTCCCTGATAAGCCGATTACCAATAAGCCACTAGAGGTTCGTATGGGTAAAGGTAAGGGGTCTGTTGAATACTGGGTTGCTCAAATTCAACCAGGTCGTGTCCTTTATGAAATGCAAGGTGTTGATGAAACGGTTGCTCGTGAAGCATTTGAGCTTGCAGCAGCTAAGCTACCTTTCAAAACACAATTTGTAACTAGAACGGTGATGTAA
- the rpmC gene encoding 50S ribosomal protein L29, with product MTAELKTKSVEELKEELLALLQEQFNLRMQHATGQLKNTAQLKTVRRSVARVKTIIREKVSK from the coding sequence ATGACTGCAGAATTGAAAACTAAATCTGTTGAAGAGCTTAAAGAAGAGCTGTTGGCTCTTCTTCAAGAGCAATTTAACTTGAGAATGCAACATGCGACTGGTCAGTTGAAAAACACTGCTCAATTGAAAACAGTTCGCCGTTCTGTTGCAAGAGTTAAAACCATCATTCGTGAAAAAGTGAGTAAATAA
- the rplX gene encoding 50S ribosomal protein L24, translating to MNRLRKGDEVIVIAGKDKGKRGSVSHVMQNGKLLVDGINLAKKHVKPNPMTGEQGGIVSKEMPIDASNVALYNPETKKADRVGIKVEDDKKVRFFKSNGKAVDA from the coding sequence ATGAATCGTCTAAGAAAAGGTGATGAGGTTATCGTTATTGCAGGTAAAGATAAGGGAAAACGTGGATCGGTTTCTCACGTAATGCAGAACGGTAAATTACTTGTAGATGGGATTAATTTAGCAAAAAAACACGTTAAGCCAAATCCTATGACAGGAGAGCAGGGTGGTATCGTTTCTAAGGAAATGCCAATCGATGCTTCAAATGTTGCTTTGTATAACCCTGAGACAAAGAAAGCTGACCGTGTTGGGATTAAGGTTGAGGACGATAAGAAAGTTCGCTTCTTTAAATCTAATGGTAAAGCGGTTGACGCTTAA
- the rplN gene encoding 50S ribosomal protein L14 yields the protein MIQMQTVLDVADNSGARRVQCIKVLGGSKRRYASVGDIIKVAVKEATPRGKVKKGDVYNAVVVRTASGVRRQDGSKIKFDGNAAVILNAKLEPIGTRIFGPVTRELRNDRFMKIVSLAPEVL from the coding sequence ATGATTCAAATGCAAACTGTGCTTGATGTTGCTGATAACAGTGGCGCGCGTAGAGTCCAATGTATCAAAGTATTGGGTGGTTCAAAGCGTCGCTATGCAAGTGTTGGTGACATTATTAAAGTTGCTGTAAAAGAAGCAACTCCACGCGGAAAAGTGAAAAAAGGTGATGTTTATAATGCAGTTGTTGTAAGAACAGCTTCTGGTGTTAGACGTCAAGATGGTTCAAAAATTAAATTTGATGGCAATGCTGCTGTTATTTTGAATGCAAAGCTGGAGCCAATCGGAACCCGTATTTTTGGCCCTGTTACTCGTGAGCTTCGTAACGATCGTTTCATGAAGATTGTTTCATTGGCTCCAGAAGTTTTATAA
- the rplW gene encoding 50S ribosomal protein L23 — MSQERILKVLLAPHVSEKSARLADASEQYIFRVLPSATKPEVKMAVESLFDVKVQSVNMINIKGKKKVFKGRVGKRNDIKKAIVRLAPGQEIDFVGAE, encoded by the coding sequence TTGTTGGCCCCTCATGTTTCTGAGAAGTCTGCAAGACTTGCTGATGCTTCTGAGCAGTATATTTTTAGAGTGCTACCTAGTGCGACAAAACCTGAAGTAAAAATGGCAGTAGAGTCATTATTTGATGTAAAAGTTCAATCAGTAAATATGATTAACATCAAAGGTAAAAAGAAAGTCTTCAAGGGTCGTGTTGGTAAGCGTAATGACATCAAAAAGGCTATTGTTCGCCTAGCTCCAGGTCAAGAAATTGACTTTGTTGGTGCGGAATAA